One region of Camelina sativa cultivar DH55 chromosome 6, Cs, whole genome shotgun sequence genomic DNA includes:
- the LOC104790875 gene encoding LOW QUALITY PROTEIN: epsin-3 (The sequence of the model RefSeq protein was modified relative to this genomic sequence to represent the inferred CDS: deleted 1 base in 1 codon), with the protein MSMMSKNRSSSIAMATPSFLELKKQASFFFKEKLKTARLALTDVTPLQLMTEEATDGESWGPNTQTLGSISKAAFEFEDYLRIVEVLHKRLARFDKRNWRIAYNSLIVVEHLLTHGPESVSDEFQGDIDVISQMETFQHIDEKGFNWGLAVRKKAEKVLKLLEKGELLKEERKRARELSREIKGFGSFDHKSSSRCMSDNEVLQDSPVYRKCNSNFTKYNEDDQENNSMGSSNETSLFPQPLVTDQNEESRTGMKENMDPEDDENTEVNPLLGCNKRDGQDLADEDENHPFTDGEIKATVVVSLLDENVD; encoded by the exons ATGTCGATGATGAGCAAAAACAGAAGCAGCAGCATCGCCATGGCAACACCATCGTTCCTTGAGTTGAAGAAacaagcttctttcttcttcaaagagAAGCTCAAAACGGCACGTTTAGCTCTCACTGATGTCACTCCTCTTCAACT AATGACCGAGGAAGCTACGGATGGTGAGTCATGGGGGCCAAATACACAAACCTTAGGATCCATTTCTAAGGCTGCTTTCGAGTTTGAAGATTATTTGCGGATCGTCGAAGTTTTGCACAAAAG ATTGGCAAGGTTTGATAAGAGAAACTGGAGAATAGCTTATAACTCACTCATAGTTGTTGAGCATTTGCTCACTCACGGACCGGAGAGTGTCTCGGATGAGTTTCAAGGCGATATAGATGTTATCTCTCAAATGGAAACTTTCCAACACATCGATGAGAAAGG GTTCAATTGGGGATTAGCTGTTAGAAAGAAAGCAGAGAAGGTGTTAAAGCTACTTGAGAAAGGGGAATTGCTCAAGGAAGAGAGGAAGCGTGCTCGTGAGTTATCTCGAGAGATTAAAGGTTTCGGTAGCTTTGACCACAAGTCTTCATCTCGTTGTATGTCAGATAATGAAGTCTTACAAGATTCTCCAGTCTATAGGAAATGCAATTCCAACTTTACCAAGTACAATGAGGATGATCAAGAGAACAACTCAATGGGTTCTTCTAATGAAACCAGTCTCTTTCCTCAGCCGCTGGTAACTGATCAGAACGAGGAGTCTAGGACAGGTATGAAAGAAAATATGGATcctgaagatgatgagaacACAGAGGTAAACCCACTTTTGGGTTGTAATAAACGGGATGGTCAAGATCTAGCGGACGAAGACGAGAACCATCCATTTACGGATGGCGAAATTAAAGCT ACAGTAGTAGTCTCATTGCTTGATGAGAACGTagattga
- the LOC104790877 gene encoding fasciclin-like arabinogalactan protein 4, producing the protein MANVISISHFTLPALAYLLLLLSSTAAAINVTAVLSSFPNLSSFSNLLVSSGIAAELSGRNSLTLLAVPNSQFSSASVDLTRRLPPSTLADLLRFHVLLQFLSDSDLRRIPPSGSAVTTLYEASGRTFFGSGSVNVTRDPASGSVTIGSPSTKNVTVLKLLETKPPNITVLSVDSLIVPTGIDITASETLTPPPTSTSLSPPPAGINLTQILINGHNFNVALSLLVASGVITEFENDERGAGITVFVPTDSAFSDLPSNVNLQSLPAEQKAFVLKFHVLHSYYTLGSLESITNPVQPTLATEEMGAGSYTLNISRVNGSIVTINSGVVLAVVTQTAFDQNPVSVFGVSKVLLPKELFPKSGQPVARAPPQEISLSPESSDEQPSRLVSPPREIVSSGAVKRPLGSLALWWWWCCCWCIAFCYLLV; encoded by the exons atggcgaacGTAATCTCAATTTCCCATTTTACCCTTCCCGCATTAGCTTATTTACTTCTCCTCCT ATCCTCCACCGCCGCCGCTATCAACGTCACCGCCGTCCTCTCATCTTTTCCTaacctctcttctttctccaaccTCCTCGTCTCCTCCGGCATCGCCGCCGAACTCTCCGGTAGAAACTCGCTAACCCTCCTCGCCGTTCCCAATTCTCAATTCTCCTCCGCTTCCGTCGACCTCACGCGCCGTTTACCTCCTTCGACGCTCGCGGATCTCCTCCGCTTCCATGTCCTCCTCCAGTTCCTCTCAGATTCCGATCTACGACGTATCCCACCCTCAGGCTCCGCCGTCACCACTCTCTACGAAGCTTCCGGCCGTACATTCTTCGGATCCGGATCCGTTAACGTAACCCGTGACCCGGCTTCAGGATCAGTCACGATCGGATCTCCGAGCACCAAAAACGTCACCGTTTTAAAGCTTCTCGAAACGAAACCTCCAAACATAACCGTCCTCTCCGTCGACTCACTCATCGTCCCCACCGGAATCGATATCACCGCATCGGAGACTCTCACTCCACCGCCGACATCGACGTCTCTCTCCCCTCCACCGGCGGGAATCAACCTCACTCAGATACTTATCAACGGACACAACTTCAACGTCGCGCTCTCCCTCCTCGTCGCCTCCGGAGTCATAACAGAATTTGAAAACGACGAACGCGGCGCCGGAATCACAGTCTTCGTCCCCACCGACTCCGCTTTCTCCGATCTCCCTTCCAACGTTAACCTCCAGTCTTTACCGGCGGAGCAAAAAGCCTTCGTGTTAAAGTTCCATGTGCTACATTCATACTACACTCTCGGTTCGCTAGAATCAATAACCAATCCGGTTCAACCGACATTAGCAACCGAAGAAATGGGAGCCGGTTCATACACGCTCAACATCTCCCGGGTTAACGGGTCAATCGTAACGATCAATTCGGGTGTGGTTTTAGCTGTCGTGACACAAACGGCATTTGATCAAAACCCGGTTTCTGTTTTCGGAGTATCCAAAGTTCTTTTGCCTAAAGAACTGTTTCCAAAATCGGGTCAACCCGTTGCCCGGGCTCCTCCACAAGAGATCTCTTTGTCGCCGGAGAGTTCTGATGAGCAACCGTCGCGATTAGTATCACCACCGCGTGAGATAGTTTCTTCCGGCGCGGTTAAAAGACCACTTGGTTCCTTAGccttgtggtggtggtggtgttgttgttggtgtatagcattttgttatcttttggtatga
- the LOC104698918 gene encoding glucan endo-1,3-beta-glucosidase-like, translating to MMRGQVVHVLLFLILSLILPFSAAYHVGVNYGTVANNLPPPHQVVNFIKTKTNINHVKIFDANPGILAVFSGITGISLTVTIPNSDIVSLSKLPNARSWLSYNLLPFLPATSIRYIAVGNEVIATSDKTIIGHLLPAMEALTLALHLANVTGILVSTPHSLGVLSGSSEPPSSGKFRRGYDKAIFAPILDFHNRTKSPFMVNSYPYFGFGPETLNYALFNSNDVVVVDTVTKLNYTNMFDAQLDAVYSAMKRIGYGDVDIVVAETGWPSAGEPNQTGVGLDYAATYNRNLIKHVSSGKGTPLMPNRVIDTCIFALFNENLKPSISEQNFGLFKPDFTPVYDVGIMKN from the coding sequence ATGATGAGAGGTCAAGTTGTTCATGTACTTCTCTTCCTGATTCTCTCGCTCATCCTTCCCTTCTCCGCCGCATATCACGTCGGCGTAAACTACGGCACGGTAGCCAACAACCTCCCACCGCCTCACCAAGTCGTCAacttcatcaaaacaaaaacaaatatcaaccACGTCAAAATCTTCGACGCAAACCCCGGCATCCTCGCCGTATTTTCAGGCATCACCGGGATCTCTCTCACCGTCACGATCCCAAACTCCGACATCGTTTCCCTCTCCAAGCTTCCTAACGCACGTTCATGGCTCTCGTACAACCTCCTCCCTTTCCTACCAGCAACCTCGATCCGTTACATCGCTGTCGGAAACGAAGTCATCGCCACATCCGACAAAACAATTATCGGTCATCTCCTTCCCGCCATGGAGGCACTTACGTTAGCATTACACCTGGCTAACGTCACTGGGATCTTAGTCTCTACGCCTCACTCGCTAGGTGTCCTCTCAGGCTCCTCCGAACCACCTAGCTCCGGAAAGTTTCGTAGAGGCTACGACAAAGCCATCTTCGCTCCAATCCTCGACTTCCATAACCGCACGAAGTCTCCCTTTATGGTTAATTCATACCCATATTTCGGGTTCGGACCCGAAACATTAAACTACGCACTCTTTAACTCAAACGACGTAGTCGTCGTTGACACAGTTACGAAGTTAAACTACACTAACATGTTCGACGCTCAGCTTGACGCTGTTTACTCCGCGATGAAACGAATCGGGTACGGAGACGTGGACATCGTTGTGGCTGAAACCGGTTGGCCCTCAGCTGGTGAACCGAACCAGACCGGCGTCGGTTTAGATTATGCCGCTACATACAACCGGAACCTTATAAAGCATGTGAGTTCGGGTAAGGGCACTCCATTGATGCCAAACCGTGTGATCGACACTTGCATTTTCGCTCTCTTCAACGAGAATCTCAAACCTTCGATTTCCGAGCAAAACTTTGGTTTGTTTAAACCGGACTTCACCCCGGTTTACGATGTAGGTATCATGAAAAACTGA
- the LOC104790878 gene encoding plant UBX domain-containing protein 12-like yields MLECQSMMEKLSPFMDMASLEIESLRRIKRSKRDEAEEEEKEESEESTTSSSSSNAYFGFPHLPEEPTNHDFDQSVLCRIRVRLPDGRITQRSFLKSESVQLLWSYCNSQIDESERKLFKLIQAFPGDYKTLHYGSNTTFEQSGLANSVVSVTWV; encoded by the coding sequence ATGCTTGAGTGTCAATCGATGATGGAGAAATTATCACCGTTCATGGACATGGCTTCACTAGAGATCGAGTCTTTGCGAAGGATCAAACGCAGCAAACGcgatgaagcagaagaagaagaaaaagaagaatcggAGGAGTCTACGACGTCGTCTTCGTCATCAAACGCGTATTTCGGATTCCCTCACTTACCCGAAGAACCGACGAATCACGATTTCGATCAAAGCGTTTTGTGTAGAATCCGCGTTCGGTTACCTGACGGGAGGATAACGCAGAGGAGTTTCTTGAAGAGTGAATCGGTTCAGCTTCTTTGGTCGTATTGTAATTCGCAGATTGATGAATCGGAGAGGAAGCTGTTTAAGCTGATCCAAGCGTTTCCTGGGGATTACAAGACTCTTCATTATGGATCTAATACGACTTTTGAACAATCTGGGCTTGCCAATTCTGTTGTTTCCGTTACTTGGGTCTGA
- the LOC104790879 gene encoding methyl-CpG-binding domain-containing protein 5-like, whose translation MSNGTDQAQPPPENTANPVDPSKSRKRATPGDDNNWLPPDWRTEVRVRTSGTKAGVVDKFYYEPITGRKFRSKNEVLYYLEHGTPKKAVKKADNNGDLHPEHSEGRGSSSRRQTKSNKKANEPPPKHVNFDFMNVPEKVTWTGTDGSDKAWWPSIGDYKIQESVSQDWDKAFTLVTTQNPWKQMF comes from the exons ATGTCGAACGGCACAGATCAGGCTCAACCACCGCCGGAGAACACTGCTAATCCGGTAGATCCGTCGAAGTCACGGAAGCGTGCGACGCCAGGGGATGATAATAATTGGCTTCCTCCTGATTGGAGAACCGAAGTTAGGGTTCGAACCTCCGGCACTAAAGCTGGTGTTGTCGAtaag TTCTACTACGAACCTATTACGGGTCGTAAGTTCCGGTCCAAGAACGAGGTTTTGTACTACTTGGAACACGGGACACCTAAAAAGGCCGTCAAGAAAGCGGATAACAACGGAGACTTGCATCCTGAA cattCTGAAGGTCGAGGAAGCAGTAGTAGGCGGCAGACCAAGTCCAACAAAAAAGCTAATGAGCCACCTCCAAAGCATGTGAACTTTGATTTTATGAATGTGCCGGAGAAGGTCACTTGGACGGGGACTGATGGCTCAGATAAAGCTTGGTGGCCTTCCATTGGGGACTACAAGATTCAAGAATCTGTCAGCCAAGATTGGGATAAAGCATTCACTCTTGTCACAACCCAAAACCCTTGGAAACAAATGTTTTAG
- the LOC104698919 gene encoding putative F-box protein At1g50870: MDLILEVLVRLPAKSVGKSRCVSKLCSSATTLPYFIRSFAARSKSPCLVILSRGNDKLLVLSLLENQSSKEKNPLVVADSYSITYPQFGVFKSGESVNGLISHNISGQPQIWNPTTRRFSSLPIPNCRWIFSFNFLGYDPIGGTYKVLSVPACPFPKCNNHQPRALTLTLGGGPQESWRVIQGTPEHFASGSGRCIDGVFYYVASPINDCLSQFSVSFHVRSEKLSVIKVPWSSYSYSFLIVYEGKLVSVSSKADDITMWILEDAEKEEWSCKHLCLPFTRNNPISKPRLHLKGVNDAGEFIYVPSYLENPFRILYFDPKANSYRTVVVEGVVDDQFRRRNGLGDGLLSTISTYANHMENFLSF, from the coding sequence ATGGATCTAATCTTGGAGGTACTCGTACGGCTTCCTGCAAAATCTGTTGGCAAGTCGCGCTGTGTGTCGAAGCTGTGTTCATCAGCCACCACTCTTCCATATTTCATTAGGTCGTTCGCAGCTCGATCGAAAAGTCCCTGTCTTGTCATCTTGTCAAGAGGAAACGACAAGCTGTTGGTTCTGTCCTTGTTAGAAAACCAGAGTTCGAAGGAGAAGAACCCTCTAGTAGTGGCAGACAGTTATTCGATAACATATCCTCAATTTGGTGTCTTTAAAAGCGGCGAGTCGGTCAATGGCCTGATCAGCCATAATATATCAGGACAACCCCAAATCTGGAACCCAACCACAAGACGTTTCTCGAGTTTACCCATACCCAACTGTCGCTGGATATTCTCGTTTAACTTTCTAGGATATGATCCGATAGGTGGTACATACAAAGTGTTGTCTGTCCCTGCTTGTCCTTTTCCTAAGTGTAACAATCATCAGCCTCGGGCTCTTACTCTTACACTGGGAGGAGGACCTCAAGAATCATGGAGAGTCATCCAAGGTACCCCTGAGCATTTCGCTTCTGGCTCTGGACGATGCATTGACGGGGTTTTCTACTATGTAGCCTCTCCTATAAATGATTGTCTTTCTCAGTTTTCGGTGAGCTTCCATGTCCGGTCAGAAAAATTGAGTGTAATAAAAGTACCATGGTCCTCCTATTCTTATAGTTTCCTCATTGTTTATGAGGGGAAGTTAGTTAGTGTTTCTTCAAAAGCTGATGATATTACCATGTGGATTCTCGAAGATGCCGAGAAAGAGGAGTGGTCTTGTAAACATCTTTGTTTACCTTTCACTCGTAATAATCCGATTTCAAAACCCCGATTACACTTGAAAGGTGTCAATGATGCCGGCGAGTTTATTTACGTACCATCATATTTGGAGAATCCGTTTCGGATTCTATATTTTGATCCCAAGGCTAACAGCTACAGAACGGTTGTGGTTGAAGGAGTTGTGGATGACCAATTTAGACGCCGGAATGGACTCGGAGACGGACTTCTCAGCACCATATCTACTTATGCAAATCACATGGAGAATTTCTTGTCATTTTAA
- the LOC104790880 gene encoding telomere repeat-binding protein 2-like, giving the protein MVSHKVLEFGDDGYKLPPQARAPRSLRKRRIYENKLCAIDLLATVAGTLLLEGESSVNAGGDKCVVVQNTVKKEVQAEESPVKTALPRSPSLFDNGKCGFSSVITTNPNHLLVVSDKVEKEVVEGFSKVRNFSKNLNNPGVNGGHVKPDVVASIGSNSSTEVRAYGSGSPNYSRDDDIHLFSRNDNDDDDENFSGYIRPRLTRPVPRIGDRRIRKILASRHWKGGNTDAKPWYCSKRSYYMHHHQSSYPIKKRKYFDSVSDSNSDDYRLQGKTHKGNRTISSMKSRNASFVSRDHHVRLRIKSFRVPELFIEIPETATVGSLKRMVMEAVTTILGDGLRVGLMVQGKKVRDDSKTLLQTGISEENTHLDSLGFSLEPSLGTTSQPLLSSYLPENACDDLMLCRDNVLVDSNHDDSTPSPSDSFGKLGSTDDSRALVPIASSALLAPRTPNRKFKRTEQQQAAHRRIRRPFSVTEVEALVQAVENLGTGRWRDVKVHAFVDADHRTYVDLKDKWKTLVHTARISPQQRRGEPVPQELLDRVLKAHAYWSQHLMHQLQIEPPPSSQVEALI; this is encoded by the exons ATGGTGTCGCATAAAGTCTTGGAATTTGGAGACGATGGTTACAAATTGCCTCCTCAAGCTCGAGCTCCCAGATCACTCCGG AAGAGGCGCATTTACGAGAATAAACTGTGCGCGATTGACTTACTGGCCACCGTAGCTGGAACCTTGCTGCTCGAGGGAGAAAGCTCGGTGAATGCAGGTGGAGATAAGTGTGTAGTTGTACAAAATACTGTAAAGAAGGAAGTCCAGGCTGAAGAAAGCCCTGTAAAGACGGCGTTACCAAGATCCCCGAGCTTATTTGACAATGGCAAGTGTGGATTTAGCTCTGTGATAACAACAAATCCTAATCACTTGTTGGTAGTAAGTGACAAAGTAGAGAAGGAGGTTGTTGAGGGTTTTAGTAAAGTCAGAAACTTTAGTAAGAATCTTAATAATCCGGGTGTGAATGGTGGGCATGTAAAACCTGATGTTGTAGCTAGTATAGGTAGTAACAGTAGTACCGAGGTAAGAGCATATGGGAGCGGTAGTCCCAATTATTCTCGGGATGATGATATACATTTATTTAGTAgaaatgataatgatgatgatgatgaaaactTCTCTGGGTACATTCGCCCTCGTCTGACTAGGCCTGTGCCTCGTATTGGAGACAGAAGAATCAGGAAGATATTGGCTTCTAGACATTGGAAAGGAGGCAACACAG ATGCAAAGCCATGGTATTGCTCAAAGAGGAGTTATTACATGCACCATCATCAGAGCAGTTATCCCATTAAGAAAAGGAAGTACTTTGACAGTGTTTCTGATTCGAACTCTGATGATTACCGTTTGCAAGGAAAGACACATAAAG GAAACAGAACAATATCTTCCATGAAAAGTCGAAATGCATCTTTTGTGTCAAGGGACCATCATG TGAGGCTGCGGATCAAGTCTTTCAGGGTGCCTGAGCTTTTCATAGAGATTCCAGAAACTGCTACTGTTGGCTCCTTGAAG CGGATGGTGATGGAAGCAGTGACAACCATACTAGGTGATGGACTCCGAGTCGGGTTGATGGTTCAAGGAAAGAAAGTTCGAGATGATAGCAAAACCCTTCTTCAGACTGGGATCTCTGAGGAGAACACCCACTTGGATTCTCTCGGTTTCAGCCTTGAGCCTAGCTTAGGAACCACCTCTCAACCGCTTTTATCCAG TTATCTGCCAGAGAATGCCTGTGATGATTTGATGTTATGCCGCGACAATGTGTTGGTGGATTCTAATCATGATGACTCAACACCATCCCCATCTGACTCATTTGGCAAACTAGGATCAACTGATGATTCTAGAGCTTTGGTTCCTATTGCGTCATCAGCGTTGTTGGCTCCTCGGACTCCTAACCGTAAGTTTAAAAGGACTGAGCAGCAGCAAGCTGCACATCGCAGAATTCGTCGACCTTTCTCAGTTACTGAAGTAGAAGCACTAGTCCAAGCTGTTGAGAATCTCGGAACCGGAAG GTGGAGAGACGTTAAGGTTCATGCTTTTGTGGACGCAGACCACCGTACTTACGTTGATCTCAAG GATAAATGGAAGACGCTGGTCCACACGGCAAGGATATCCCCACAGCAGCGGAGAGGAGAGCCGGTGCCACAGGAACTTCTGGACCGTGTTCTGAAGGCACACGCTTACTGGTCACAACACCTAATGCATCAACTGCAGATTGAGCCACCACCATCCTCTCAGGTAGAGGCTCTAATCTGA